A portion of the Acidisoma sp. PAMC 29798 genome contains these proteins:
- the secY gene encoding preprotein translocase subunit SecY yields MASAAEQLAANLNFSTFAKASELKKRIWFTLGALIVFRIGTYIPVPGIDPTVMSELMTRTGGGILGMFDMFSGGALGRMTVFALNIMPYISASIIIQLMSSAIPQLEALKKEGDSGRRRLNQYTRYLTAVIAIFQSYGIAVGLESMRGSLGPAVIDPGMFFRFTCCITLVGGTMFLMWIGEQITARGVGNGSSLIIFAGIVANLPSALANLLELGKTGALSPIFVLAFVIGVVVLIGFVVFMERAQRRIVIQYPKRQVGQKVYGGESSHMPLKINTSGVIPPIFASSILLIPATVIGFSHAAGTGPNWMRWLAAGLGHGQPIYMILYAALIVFFSYFYTAVVFNPEETATNLKKQGGFIPGIRPGTNTANYFDRILTRLTTVGAVYLVIVCLVPEFLIGHYSLPFYFGGTSLLIIVSVTMDTVTQIQSHLIAHQYEGLIKRGRGRGRLR; encoded by the coding sequence ATGGCCTCGGCGGCCGAACAACTCGCGGCAAATCTGAACTTCAGCACCTTCGCCAAGGCGAGCGAGCTGAAGAAGCGGATTTGGTTTACCCTGGGGGCGTTGATCGTCTTCCGGATCGGCACCTATATCCCCGTGCCCGGCATCGACCCCACCGTCATGAGCGAACTCATGACGCGGACGGGCGGCGGCATCCTGGGCATGTTCGACATGTTCTCGGGCGGTGCGTTGGGACGCATGACCGTCTTCGCGCTGAACATCATGCCTTACATCAGCGCCAGCATCATCATCCAGCTCATGTCTTCGGCGATCCCTCAGCTCGAAGCCCTGAAGAAGGAAGGTGACAGCGGCCGGCGGCGCCTCAACCAATATACCCGCTACCTGACGGCGGTCATCGCCATCTTCCAGTCCTACGGCATCGCCGTGGGGCTTGAGAGCATGCGCGGCAGCCTGGGGCCGGCGGTCATCGATCCCGGCATGTTCTTCCGCTTCACCTGCTGCATCACGCTGGTCGGCGGCACCATGTTCCTGATGTGGATCGGCGAGCAGATCACGGCGCGCGGCGTGGGCAATGGCTCCAGCCTCATCATCTTCGCGGGCATCGTGGCCAATCTGCCCTCTGCCCTCGCCAATCTGCTGGAGCTGGGCAAGACGGGCGCGCTGTCGCCCATCTTCGTCTTGGCCTTCGTCATCGGCGTGGTCGTGCTGATCGGCTTCGTGGTCTTCATGGAGCGGGCGCAGCGCCGCATCGTCATCCAATATCCAAAACGCCAAGTCGGCCAGAAGGTCTATGGCGGCGAATCGAGCCACATGCCGCTGAAGATCAACACCTCAGGCGTCATTCCGCCGATCTTCGCGAGTTCGATCCTGCTCATTCCCGCGACGGTCATCGGCTTTTCCCATGCCGCCGGCACCGGCCCGAACTGGATGCGCTGGCTTGCTGCCGGCCTCGGCCATGGCCAGCCGATCTATATGATCCTGTATGCCGCCCTGATCGTGTTCTTCTCCTATTTCTATACCGCCGTGGTCTTCAACCCGGAGGAGACGGCGACCAACCTCAAGAAACAGGGCGGATTCATTCCTGGAATCCGACCGGGCACGAATACCGCCAACTATTTCGATCGGATCCTGACCCGCCTGACCACGGTCGGCGCCGTCTACCTTGTCATCGTGTGCTTGGTGCCGGAGTTTCTGATCGGCCATTACAGCCTGCCATTCTATTTTGGCGGCACAAGCCTGCTGATTATCGTCTCGGTCACTATGGACACGGTGACTCAAATCCAGTCCCATCTCATCGCGCACCAATATGAAGGCCTGATCAAAAGGGGCCGTGGGCGAGGGAGGCTACGGTGA
- the lipB gene encoding lipoyl(octanoyl) transferase LipB produces MTAAARSGGGARWEIAEGLTAYPDAIARMEQTIAAIRADTGPELVWFVEHPPLYTAGSSARPEDLEDATRFPTFAAGRGGQWTYHGPGQRVAYVMLDLHQPHGTVGARDIRAYVHGLEEWLILTLDRFNIKGERRAGRVGIWVVDRAAGTEAKIGAIGVRVTRWVTWHGISLNLEPMLDHFAGIVPCGIREYGVTSLHAQGIVVSMAELDAALAASWSQVFGAPLVRG; encoded by the coding sequence ATGACGGCTGCTGCCCGTTCGGGTGGCGGCGCGCGGTGGGAGATCGCCGAGGGCCTCACCGCCTATCCCGATGCCATCGCCCGCATGGAGCAGACGATCGCCGCTATCCGCGCCGACACCGGCCCGGAGCTGGTCTGGTTCGTGGAGCATCCGCCCCTCTATACCGCCGGCAGTTCGGCGCGGCCCGAGGATCTGGAAGATGCGACCCGGTTTCCTACCTTCGCGGCCGGTCGCGGCGGGCAATGGACCTATCACGGGCCGGGCCAGCGGGTGGCCTATGTCATGCTCGACCTTCACCAGCCGCATGGCACAGTGGGGGCGCGCGACATCCGTGCCTATGTCCATGGGTTGGAAGAATGGCTGATCCTGACCCTGGATCGCTTCAATATAAAAGGTGAGCGCCGGGCCGGCCGCGTCGGCATCTGGGTGGTGGATCGCGCCGCCGGAACCGAAGCGAAGATCGGCGCCATCGGCGTGCGCGTCACCCGCTGGGTGACCTGGCACGGCATCTCCCTGAACCTGGAGCCGATGCTCGACCACTTTGCGGGCATTGTTCCCTGCGGCATCCGCGAGTATGGGGTGACAAGCCTCCACGCACAGGGGATTGTGGTCAGCATGGCCGAACTCGACGCTGCCTTGGCGGCGAGTTGGTCACAGGTGTTCGGCGCTCCGCTTGTAAGAGGCTGA
- the galU gene encoding UTP--glucose-1-phosphate uridylyltransferase GalU produces MSFKPLRKAVLPVAGLGTRFLPATKSMPKEMLTVVDRPLIQYAVDEARAAGIEQFCMVTGRGKTALIDHFDVSYELEATLKARSKLEALEALEALRLQPGAITTVRQQEPLGLGHAIWCARTFIGDDPFAILLPDDLVLSKTPCMQQLADAYKETEGSVVAVVEVPPDQTNKYGILKTGSDDGRLVEVTGLVEKPKPADAPSNLSIIGRYVLLPEVLGYLTKMERGAGNEVQLTDAMAKMIGHSPFHGLRFEGERFDCGDKIGFLEAQIAFSLERPDLADDVRAFLKKYISEIA; encoded by the coding sequence ATGTCCTTCAAACCGTTGCGCAAAGCGGTCCTCCCGGTGGCCGGCCTGGGAACGCGTTTCCTTCCGGCAACGAAATCGATGCCGAAGGAAATGCTGACCGTCGTCGATCGGCCCTTGATCCAATATGCGGTCGATGAGGCGCGGGCGGCTGGGATCGAGCAGTTCTGCATGGTGACCGGCCGTGGCAAGACCGCGCTGATCGACCATTTCGACGTGTCGTATGAGCTGGAAGCGACGCTGAAGGCGCGCAGCAAGCTCGAAGCGCTTGAGGCCCTCGAAGCACTGCGGTTGCAGCCGGGCGCCATCACCACCGTGCGTCAGCAGGAGCCTTTGGGCCTGGGCCATGCCATCTGGTGCGCGCGCACCTTCATCGGTGACGACCCCTTCGCCATTTTGCTGCCCGACGACTTGGTGCTGTCCAAGACGCCCTGCATGCAGCAGCTCGCGGATGCCTATAAGGAAACCGAGGGCAGTGTCGTCGCGGTGGTCGAAGTGCCCCCCGATCAGACCAATAAATACGGCATCCTGAAGACCGGCAGCGATGACGGACGCCTGGTCGAGGTGACCGGCCTGGTGGAGAAGCCGAAGCCCGCCGATGCGCCGTCCAACCTGTCGATCATCGGCCGCTATGTCCTGCTGCCGGAAGTGCTCGGCTATTTGACGAAGATGGAGCGCGGCGCCGGTAATGAGGTGCAGCTGACGGATGCGATGGCGAAGATGATCGGCCATTCGCCGTTTCATGGCCTGCGCTTCGAAGGCGAGCGTTTCGATTGCGGCGACAAGATCGGCTTCCTGGAAGCGCAGATCGCCTTCAGCCTCGAACGGCCGGATCTGGCCGACGACGTGCGCGCCTTCCTCAAGAAATACATTTCCGAAATCGCGTAA
- a CDS encoding NADP-dependent malic enzyme, producing MDDNLRKAALDYHRYPRPGKLAIEPTKRMATQRDLALAYSPGVAAACQAIVADKDNAKLYTARGNLVGVISNGTAVLGLGNIGALASKPVMEGKAVLFKKFAGIDVFDIEVDAADPDRFCDVVAALEPTFGAINLEDIKAPECFFIEAELRRRMNIPVFHDDQHGTAITVAAAVTNGLLLQGKTLADIKVVTSGAGAAALACIDLLVTMGLKVENVTLTDIDGVVHRGRNGMGPNLARYAKDTDLRTLEQVLDGADLFLGLSAPGVLKREWLSKLAARPVIMALANPEPEILPEYVRQDRPDAIIATGRSDYPNQVNNVLCFPFIFRGTLDCGATTINEEMKMAAVEALAGLARREASETVVTAYGGAAPIFGSDYIIPKPFDPRLILEIAPAVARAAHASGVARFPIADFVAYKRELERFTYRAGQLMSPVILAAQNTLRSIVYGAGEDERVLRAVQTVVDDGIAKPILLGTRAGIERRVREMGLRLDLDHAVTIIDPATETEMFAPMLKKYQTLAGRRGVPPDAAAFRLRTHHSIAAAMMVSEGLADAALCGGYGDWWKHLQYALPIMPRRPGCSRIYALTAIILQEGTVFFCDTHMNVDPTDEQIAEMTALAAEAVESFGLVPKVALLSHSSFGSSNSESARKMRRALALIRARAPGLEVDGEMQADAALAEATRTRAVADSPLTGTANLLVFPTLDAANIAFNLIKVAGDGLQVGPLLLGLAKPIHILVPTATARAIINISAVAAAEANST from the coding sequence GTGGACGATAATCTCCGCAAGGCGGCGCTGGACTATCATCGTTATCCCCGCCCCGGAAAACTGGCCATTGAGCCGACGAAGCGCATGGCAACCCAGCGCGATCTCGCTCTGGCCTATTCGCCCGGCGTCGCCGCCGCCTGCCAGGCCATCGTCGCCGACAAGGATAACGCCAAGCTCTATACCGCCCGGGGCAACCTGGTCGGCGTCATTTCCAACGGCACCGCCGTGCTCGGCCTCGGCAATATCGGGGCGCTCGCCTCCAAGCCGGTGATGGAAGGCAAGGCGGTCCTTTTCAAGAAATTCGCGGGCATCGACGTCTTCGACATCGAAGTCGATGCCGCCGATCCGGACCGCTTTTGCGACGTGGTCGCGGCTTTGGAGCCGACCTTCGGGGCCATCAACCTTGAGGATATCAAGGCCCCCGAATGCTTCTTTATCGAAGCCGAGCTGCGTCGGCGCATGAACATTCCGGTCTTCCATGACGATCAGCATGGCACCGCCATCACCGTCGCCGCCGCCGTGACCAATGGCCTCCTGCTGCAGGGCAAGACCCTGGCGGACATCAAGGTCGTGACTTCCGGCGCCGGCGCCGCCGCCCTCGCCTGCATCGATCTGCTGGTGACGATGGGCCTCAAGGTCGAGAACGTCACGCTGACGGATATCGACGGCGTCGTGCATCGCGGCCGCAACGGAATGGGCCCGAATCTCGCCCGCTACGCGAAGGACACCGACCTGCGGACGCTGGAGCAGGTGCTGGACGGCGCCGACCTGTTTCTCGGCCTGTCCGCCCCGGGCGTGTTGAAGCGCGAGTGGCTGTCCAAGCTGGCAGCCCGGCCCGTGATCATGGCGCTCGCCAATCCTGAGCCCGAAATCCTGCCCGAATACGTTCGCCAAGACCGGCCCGACGCCATCATCGCCACCGGTCGTAGCGACTACCCCAACCAGGTCAACAACGTCCTGTGTTTCCCCTTCATCTTCCGCGGCACGCTCGATTGCGGTGCCACGACGATCAATGAAGAGATGAAGATGGCGGCGGTGGAGGCCCTGGCGGGCCTCGCGCGACGCGAAGCGAGTGAGACGGTGGTGACCGCCTATGGCGGCGCCGCGCCGATTTTCGGCTCCGACTATATCATTCCCAAGCCCTTCGACCCCCGCCTGATCCTGGAGATCGCGCCCGCCGTCGCCCGCGCCGCCCATGCCAGCGGCGTGGCGCGGTTCCCGATCGCGGATTTCGTCGCCTATAAAAGAGAGCTGGAGCGGTTCACCTATCGCGCCGGTCAGCTCATGAGCCCGGTCATTCTCGCGGCGCAGAACACGCTGCGGAGCATCGTCTATGGTGCGGGTGAGGACGAGCGGGTGCTGCGCGCCGTGCAGACGGTGGTCGATGACGGCATTGCCAAGCCGATCCTGCTCGGCACCCGCGCCGGGATCGAACGCCGCGTGCGGGAGATGGGTCTGCGCCTCGACCTCGACCATGCCGTGACGATCATCGACCCCGCGACCGAGACCGAGATGTTCGCGCCCATGCTGAAGAAATACCAGACACTTGCGGGACGTCGGGGCGTGCCACCGGATGCGGCGGCCTTCCGGCTGCGCACCCACCATAGCATTGCGGCCGCGATGATGGTGTCCGAGGGGCTAGCCGATGCGGCGCTCTGCGGCGGCTACGGCGATTGGTGGAAGCACCTGCAATATGCCTTGCCGATCATGCCGCGCCGGCCCGGCTGCTCGCGCATCTATGCGCTCACGGCCATCATTCTTCAGGAAGGCACGGTGTTCTTCTGCGACACGCATATGAATGTCGATCCGACCGACGAGCAGATCGCCGAAATGACCGCACTGGCCGCCGAGGCGGTGGAATCCTTCGGCCTTGTGCCGAAGGTGGCCCTGCTGTCGCATTCCTCCTTCGGATCAAGCAATAGCGAGTCGGCGCGCAAGATGCGCCGCGCCCTGGCGCTGATCCGCGCGCGCGCGCCGGGTCTGGAAGTCGACGGCGAAATGCAGGCGGATGCCGCCTTGGCCGAGGCGACGCGGACGCGCGCCGTCGCTGATAGCCCGCTGACGGGGACCGCCAACCTTCTGGTCTTCCCGACGCTCGACGCCGCCAATATCGCGTTCAATCTGATCAAGGTTGCGGGAGACGGATTACAGGTTGGGCCGCTTCTGCTGGGTCTCGCCAAGCCCATTCATATTCTGGTGCCCACGGCCACGGCCCGCGCTATCATCAACATCAGCGCGGTAGCGGCAGCGGAAGCGAATTCTACGTGA